A window of Sebaldella sp. S0638 genomic DNA:
CAGATTCACCAATGATGCACAAAATATAAATACTATGGTGCTGAATCTGTTTAATTTACTTTCATATGTAGTACAGGCGGTAGTTTTATTCGGTATAGCAATGTACACAGACTGGAAACTGACTTTGTCTATTGTTATAGTTGCACCGATACTGATACAAATAGTAAAAAAATATGCTAAAAAATTAAAAAAAGCCGGAAAAGACAGACAGGAAGCCACAGGAGACCTGAACAGTACACTTCAGGAAACAATATCAGGAATTAAAGTCATAAAAGCTTTTGCTACAGAGGGATACGAAAAATCGAAGTTCAAAAGTCTTACTAACAAACTGAGATTACACAGTATGAACAGTATTAAATATGATGCAAAGTCAAACTCTATTACAGAAGGTCTGAATTATATTATAGTAGCACTGCTTCTAATGTTTGGCGGATACAGAGTAATAAGAGGTACCGGATTTACAACAGGACATTTTATTACAGTAATAGGAGCTATTTCTGCGATGTATACACCTGCCAAGAGATCAGTAGGTACGATTAATAATATTAATAATAATACAGCTGCTATAGAAAGAGTGTTCGACATAATGAAGCTGGAACCTGAGATCATAAATTGTGAAAATCCGGTGAAATTCGATACTTTCAAACAGGATATCGAATTATCAGAAGTTTATTTTTCGTATAATGATGACGATGAATATGTATTAAATAATATAAACCTTTATGTAAAAAAAGGAGAAACAGTAGCTCTTGTCGGGAATTCCGGCGGAGGAAAAACCACAATAGCCAACCTTATACCAAGATTTTATGATGTAAATAAAGGAAGTATAAAAATAGACGGTATAGATGTAAGAGACTATGAAATAAAATCACTTAGAAGAAATATAGGAATAGTTCCTCAGGAGACTTTTCTGTTCGGCGGGACAATTAAAGAAAATATACGTTACGGAAACAGACAGGCCACTGACGAAGAAATATTCAATGCTGCAAAAATGGCAAATGCACATGAGTTCATAAAGAACCTCGCTGATGGCTACGAAACTGAAATTGGTGAAAGAGGAGTGCTTTTATCAGGAGGACAGAAACAGAGAATTGCCATAGCAAGAGCAATTTTGGAAAATCCTCAGATTTTGATTCTGGATGAAGCGACAAGTGCTTTGGATAATGAATCGGAAAAGCTGGTTCAGGAAGCTTTGGAAAAGCTGATGCTGGAAAAAACTACATTTATAATAGCGCACAGATTATCCACTGTAATAAATAGTGATAAAATAGTGGTACTGCAAAAAGGGGAAATCAAAGAAATGGGAACACATCAGGAGTTAATTGCTAAAAATGGTATATATAAATCATTATATGAAAGAAATTTCGAAGACTAATATAGATAGGATAGCGATATGAAGAGAAAGCAAAATGATCTGGAAACAGAATCAATAGGAAAACTTTTGAGGAAATACACTATTCCTGCTTTAATTGGGAATATAGTAATAGTGATATACAATTTTGTTGATAGATGGTTTATAGGACAGTTTATAGGTGAGGAAGCTCTGGCTGCATCAGGTATAACTTTCTATCTGCTTATGGTTTTTATAGCTTTTAGTATGCTTATAGGAATCGGGGCAGGTACAATAATATCAATACGTCTCGGGCAGAAAAACGTGGAAGATTCTGAAAAGATACTGGGGAATTCTGTTACCTTATTTTTTATAGTGAGTATCATTCTTACAATAATTTTATGGTTTAATCTTGATTTTATACTTTTGAAATCAGGGGCAAACAATGAAACTCTTCCTTATGCAAGAGCATATATGAGAATCTTGATACCAATTTCACTGGCTAATTTTTATTCTTACGGGCTGAGCAATGTCATGAGGGCTGCCAATGCACCTAAAACTGCGATGTTCGCAATGATAATAGGTGGAGTGGTTAATCTTGTTCTTGATTATATATTTGTAGTTATTTTTCATATGGGAATAGAAGGAACTGCTTATGCAACACTTATTGGAAATATATTATCAGCAGTATATGTAATGTATTTTTTCCTCAGAGGGAAGCCGTTATTCAGGCTGAATATGTTCGGCCGTTCTATAGATGAAACATGTATCCTTAGATTAAGAAGAAAAAATCTTCCTCTTTCATATAAAATATCATATGATATTTTAAAAATAGGTATGTCGTCATTCTTACTGCAATCAGTTAATGCGGCTGTGGGAGTAATTATAAATAATGTAATAAGTGCTACCGGAGGAACTACAGGGGTGGCAATAATGACTATTATTAATACATATCTGACTCTTATAGTAATGTCGGTATATTCCATTGCTCAGGGAGCCCAGCCTATTATAGGATATAATTACGGTGCAAAGAGATTTGACAGGGTTAAAAAATCACTTAACATGTCTGTGATTTGGGGTCTGATAATGTCAACGGTATTTTTCGTGATAATAATGTTAATTCCTAGAGAACTGATATTATTATTTAATAAGGACAGTAATTCCAATGTTATACATGACGGAGTAAAAGCAATCAGAATTTATTTTATGTTGATTATTCCGGCTTCTGTGGGTACTATTGTACCAAATTATTTTCAGTCAATAGGTAATGCAAGAGAAGCAATAATCCTGAATATAATGAGACAGGTATTTATCTTTATGATAATTATGTTTATTTTCACTAGATTCTGGGGACTGGACGGAGTGTGGTATTCACAGCCGGTTACTGATGTTATATTTACGTTTATTATAGGAGTGCTGTTAGTGTTGGAGAACAAAAAACTAGGGAAAGAAATAGAAATGTATAAATAACAATAAATTATTAGGGAGAACTGATAAAATTTCAGTCTCTCTTTTTTATATAGGCTAGTTTCTCAAATTAACTTTATTATTCAGAGAAAAAATACTTCAATAAATAATTAATAATGATAATAGAAATGTTATATTTATAACTTATCAGGATAATTCTGGATTTAAATTAATTTATTGGAACATTGCTAATTTTAAATTTTTTATTTTAAAAATATAACAATAAAACTCATTGAATTTAAATTACATTACATGAAAAATAATTTGAAAAAGTAATTGTTAAGTTTTCTCATATTTATTTTTACTATTTATACAATTTATATTGAAGCACAAAAAAAAACAAGACTTTATAGATGTAAACAGGGAAAAATTGTACTAAAAGGAAAGAGAAAAAAATATATGATTAATAATAAAATTAATTTAATTTCTATATTTTTATATAAATTAATAGAATTTAAAATTTTCTCAAATTTAATAATTGAAAAACACAATAAAAATTATTTTATTGATTTATTACAGTTAAATCTTTTTAGGTCTTTAGCGGTATTTTTGAAATATTTTTTTATATCATATTTTTTTGAATAACAGCGTAATTCAGAATACAAAAGTTAAAAATTGTCGAATGACTCTATTTATATGCTGTTGAGTAAAAAAAAATGGAGATTTTATTTAAAAATAAAAAAAATATCAAAAAATTTCCTTTTTGTTTAATAAATAGGAGGTGCAAAAAACAAGGAGAAGAGCAAAAAACCGTGTTAAATATGTCAAAAAATTAATTGACATATTCAAAAGTATTGGTTATCATAAATATGTGTAGTGGGGTTTATGAAAATCTAACTAAAAAGGTGATGAATATGAAAAAAAAATTACTCTTAGTAGCTGTTTTTGCACTTTTAAGTCTTAATTTAAGTGCGAAAGAAACTGATAAGACAGAAGCAGTAACTGAGGCACGTAATAAGGTGACAAGCCCTTGGGATGGCTGGCACGGAACATTCGGTATTTTACAGGAAACAGAAAATGTAGAGGGGTCAGCTGATAAAGACGGCTTATATGAACCAAGTGTTTACTTTGACCTTAGAAAGGGAAAATGGTCCTTCGGAATGACGAATTATAATGAAAATCATGATTTCGAATATAAGGACTGGACACGTGGAAACTATCTTAACAGATTAGAGTTAAGAGGTCATTATCAGTTTACTGACAACGATCAATATGCAATCGGATTGGGAGCTGCTGTGAGAAATTATCAATGGGCTCACAAAGACGGAACTAGTCCTACGACTACTAATAACAGATGGCTGAATATCCAACCAGACTGGAGATACAATTTTACGCCTAATTTAAGCTATGAAGGATGGCTGGGTTTTTACTCAATGTTTAATGATGCGCAGGAAAATGGATATTCTGACAAAGAATTGGAAACAGAGTCAGGACTTAAATACAAGTTTAATGATTTCATATCTCTAAGATTGAATTACTATTTAGACAGAGGATGGAATCTGGGCGGACCTACTGCAAACTCATTTAATAACCAACAGATCAGAGGATATTTGCCAATGAATTTTGCTTTCTTTGGTGATAAGACAACTACAGTAACACCATATTTCAGACAGGGATTTATCAATAAGTCGTGGAATGCAGATGCAAATCAGGCAAATAATGAAATAGATACAAGACTGGGACTTAGAATAGACCAGAAACTTCCTGCAGGCTTTGCAGTATCACTGGAATATGCTTATGAAATGAGAAATCAGCAGGACAGTGCACCAGGACAAAAATCATTTAATAAATACATTACACAGGTGTAGGATTATCATATTCATTCTAATACCTTGTTTTACCCGTGTTTTATAATTAAAATATCAGGTAGGATATAAGTGTTTTAATAAAGGCACATTATTAAAAGATTCCAGAAAAGGAGGGTTTAGAGAGTGAAATTGAACTCAGACGAAGTTTTGATAATAGCTTCAAACAAAATGGGACATGGTGATGACAGACTCGGAGAAATTCTGATAAAAAGTTTTATTCATGTACTTACTGAAAATGAAACAATACCGAAGACTATAGTGTTTTACAATTCCGGTGTTCTGCTTACATCGGCTGATTCAGCTTGTCTGGATGATTTGAAGCTGATGGAGAAAAACGGGGCAGAGATTTTATTATGCGGAACATGTGTAGATTACTATAATATAGGTGATAAAGTTTTGGCAGGAAAAATAAGTAATATGAGAACAATTGTAGAAAAAATGGAAGAAGCAAAAAAAATAATAAAACCGTAAATAAATATTGAAACTGTTTCCGAGGGTTTAAAGCTCTGTAGGAGGCAGTTTTTTATATCTTATGAAGGACAGGAGGTCCGGAGTATGAAAAATGAAGATATAGAAAATTTACTAAGTATAACCTACAAAATAGTATGCGAAGAAAACAGAGATATAGAACAGTTTGAGAATAAAGTAAAGAAAATGAAGGAAATCTTGGATATAAAAAGTGATATGCTTTTTCAAATAGAAAAGTTAAATGAAAAAATGACTGATTCATTAATAATAAAAAAGAAAGAATACTTCATAAAAAATATTGATGACTTTATGGGAATTCCTGCTTTAAGCCCGAAAATGAGGGTGTTTCTTACGGAAAAAATTGCCTTGGACTATAATATACAAAGAGAAATTCATAAAAAATAATAAAATTTATGAGGTATGTTGTTACGAATTTGACAAAATAATTGTTAAGGTAAATGAAAGTCTGGAAAATGAAAAAAAAGAGTATTTTGATCATTTCTTAAAATTACAGACAGAAATCGAAAGAGCAAAGACAAATTTATTTTTTGATGCAATGCTGATATCAGGTTTTTACCTGAGAAAAATAGCAGACTTTAGAGCAAATAATAAATTTTGAAATACGGGAAATAATATTATATAATATAAAAATATTGAAATTTTTACAAGTGAAAGGAGATAATCATGGGAGCATGGGGAGTAAGAGCATTGGACAGTGATGAAGGTCTGGATGTTTTGGATGAATTTACTGATTACAGCATAGAAAATGACAAAATAAAAATAGGGGATCTGATTGAGTATTTTATAGAAGCAGAACTCCTTCCGGAAAATCCTGATGAAAAAGATTTTCTTTATGACCAGACAGTAATGGTTTTGGCAGAACTTCTGGAAGAGTATAATGAAAAAGGAAAAATAATACTTGAGTATGAGGATGATGATGAGGAAGAAGTGGAAGCAGAAATAGCTGATGTATCATTTGATGAGAGTGATATAAATTATCTGACAGAACAGATTACAGATATATTAGAGCCAAAAGGGGAAATACATGAAACATACGAGCTTTGGGAAGATAGTGAGAGTTTTCAGGAATGGAAAGAGCATGTTTTATCTTTGTTGGAAACCTTAAAGAGTATAAAAGAAAATTTATAAAAAATTAAAATAAAAATTTGATAGATTAGAATATCAGAAAATATATTAGTGAAATTTATATTATAAAAAATGAGCCTATGGCTCATTTTTGTCTGTTGTATATAGAGTGATAAAGATTTTGATTTATATTATTAAACATTATTACAGAAAAAATAAAAGATCTTTATAAGTAGGCATTGGCCAGATATCTCTGTCTATTATTTTTTCCAGTGAATCACACGGCTCTCTCAGATCATTCAGTCCTTTTAGGAATCCGTCATGGGCAAATGTAAGCTGTTCAGAAACAGAATCAATTTTATGAAGGTCTGTAAGCTTATTTTCAAGACATGTTATTCCTGTTTTTATAACAGTAATATTTTCAAGCACTGTCTTTAGAAGACTTTCCTGTACTGTAGTCATTCCTGTGTAAATTTTAGATGTTTTGTCTATGTTATCAGCAAGAAGGGTAGCATACTTTATGGCTGCAGGTATGATATCCTTATTTGCAATTTCTATAAGAGTTTTTGATTCTATTGATAACTGTGTGACATATCTTTCGGCATATGCATTATAACGTGCCTCAAGTTCTGTTCTGCTTAGTATTTTCATTTCTTCGCATATTTTAGTAATATCTTCGTCAAGGAAAGTGGCAAGTGAATCACTTGCAGAGAGAATATTGCTCAGTCCTCTTTTTTCAGCTTCTTTGTGCCATTCCTCACTGTAGCCGTCTCCGTTGAATATAATTCTGTTATGTTTCTTATAAGCATCTGTGATAGTAGAGATAACAGTTTTTTCTATATCGTCTGAGCTTTCCAGCTTATCTGCATATTCAGACAGTATTTTTGATACTATTATATTTATCGAAGCAGCTGTGGTAGCAGGTGTAGAACTGGAACCGGGCATTCTGAATTCAAATTTATTTCCTGTGAATGCAAACGGTGATGTTCTGTTTCTGTCACCCGAATCAAGCGGAAGCTTCGGAAGGCTTTCTATTCCCATTTCCAGATTTTGTATGGCTTCACGAAGGCTGTCTTTATTCAATGCTACGAATTCCAATGCACTTGTAAGCGGGTCACCAAGGAATATCGAAATAATAGCCGGCGGTGCTTCATGTCCTCCAAGTCTGTGATCATTGGTAGCACTTGCTGTAGTAACTCTCAGCAGAGGATAATATCTGTCAACAGCTTCTATAACAGCTGATAAAAATAATAAAAACTGAAGATTTCTTTCGGGATTATCTCCCGGTTCAAGAAGGTTTTCGCCGTCATCTGTGGCAAGTGACCAGTTATTATGCTTTCCTGAGCCATTTACACCGGCAAACGGCTTTTCATGGAGGAGAGCAACTAAATCATGTCTTAAAGCGACTTTTTCAATAGTTTCCATAATAACCTGATTCTGGTCAGAAGCCTGATTGGCCAGACTGAATAAAGAGGCTATCTCAAACTGGTTAGGCGCTACTTCATTATGTCTTGTCTTTGAAGAAATACCGACTTTCCAAAGGTCTGCATCAAGGTCGCACATAAAGTTTATTACTTTTTCTTTGATTTTACCGAAGTAATGATCGCTCAGTTCCTGTCCTTTCGGGGCAGAAGCACCAAAAAGCGTTCTTCCTGTAAGGAGGAGATCTTCTCTTTTTTCAAAAAACTCTCTTTTAATTAAAAAGTATTCCTGCTCAACACCTAATGTACATACAACGTTTTTGGCAGTGGTGTTCCCAAGTGCTCTTAAGATTCTTAATGCATGTTTATTAACAGCTGACATGGATCTGAGTAACGGAACTTTTTTATCAAGAGCCTCGCCGTTATATGATATAAATGCAGTGGGTATATATAAAGTGGCACCGTTTTTATTTTCTTTGATGAAAGGCGGTGAACTGGTATCCCATACTGTATATCCTCTGGCTTCAAAGGTACTTCTCAGTCCTCCGTTAGGAAATGAAGATGCGTCAGGTTCGCCTTTTATGAGGTTTTTTCCTGAAAATCTGTAGATGATCTCTTCATCACTTGACGGATCAAGGAAAGAGTCGTGTTTTTCCGCAGTAAGCTCTGTAAGAGGCTGAAACCAGTGGCTGTAATGTGTTGCTCCTCTTTTTATCGCCCAGTCTTTCAGAGCATTGGCAATAACTTCGGCAGATTCAAGGGAAAGTTCTACTTCACCGGTCTGCGAAAGCTTAAATTCTTTAAAAACATCTTTTGGAACTCTTTTTTTCAGGTTTTTGTCAGTAAAAGCATTTTCCCCGAAGAGCTTCATTTTGTTTTCCATAGTTTCCATAAATGATTCCTCCAAATAATTTAAATTTCAGAGATTAGTAACTAAGATATTTTTGTTCGTATAATTACTTATAAGGTTTGTTATTATCTTTCGGGTTGTTACAACCCAGAGAACACCCGCTGATAATTTCGATAATTCTCTTTCCTCGTCAACTAAAATATCTGGTAATTTTAGTCCTAGCGCTTTCATTTTTTTAATCCCTAAATGATTATATTATATTTATGCCTTTCAAGTCAAGCATAAATTTTTTAAATGATTGAAAAGACTTGACATTAAAAAAAAAGTACTATAAATACTGATAAAAGTGACAAAAATTAAAAAAAATTTCTTTTTTCTGCTTCATAAAGAGAATAAATTTTTTATTTTCTGAAAAATATAGTAGAATATAAGAACAAATAAATTTCGAGTACCCTGACTATAGAAAATTACGGCTGGTCTGATTAAATAAAATTTATAATAATAAAGTATAAGGTTAATTAGTCAGATATAGATATAAATGTTATTATATACAAACAGCATATAGAATATGAAAAGTTTAGTCAAAGTACAAGTGACAGAATTGGAGGTGCTATGATTTGGAAAATAAAGGCTTTATGGAAAAATCATTGTTTGAGAGAGAATTTGAAAAAGATAACTGCGGGATGGGATTTATAGCTAATATAGATGGGGTAAAAACTAATAGGACTATAAAAGACGGAATAAAAATATTAATGGGATTAGAGCACAGGGGAGCTTCGGGATATGATTCCGAAACAGGAGACGGAGCAGGTCTGCTTTTTGAGATACCTGATGCATTTTTCAGAAGTGTATGCGATAATCTTCCGGAAGAAGGAGAATACGGAACAGGAAATGTATTTCTCCCGGTAAATCCTGATTATGCGGCAAAGATAAAAGAGACAGCAGAAAAAATAACAGAAGAAACAGGAGAAAGTGTGCTTTTCTGGAGAAAAGTTCCTGTAAACAAAGACGCGGTGGGAGTAGAAGCACAAAGAACTCTTCCTGAAATAGAACAGTTTTTTATAAAAAGAACAGGTTCATCAAAAGAGGATTTTGAAAAAAAATTATATATAATAAGAAAGAAAATTGAAAATAAGGTAAAAACTCTTGGAATAGACACTGGAGGATTTTATATTACAAAATTATCATCAAAGACTATTATATATAAAGGATTGATAAAACCTGACCAGATAGAGAAATTTTATCTGGATCTTCAGTCGGATAAGATGAAAAGTCAGTTTTGTCTGGTACATCAGAGATTCAGTACAAATACGTTTCCTAAATGGGAACTGGCACATCCTTTTCGTTTTTTGGCACATAACGGAGAGATAAATACAGTAAAGGGAAATGTAAACTGGATGGTATCAAGAGAACCGGCTTTGAGTTCGGAAGCTTATCCTGAAATAAAAGATCTTTTTCCTGTAAATGACCATTTATCAAGTGATTCCGCTAATTTGGATGCAGCACTGGAATTTTTACTTTTTTCCGGAAAAACGCTTGTAGAAGCTGTTTCAATACTGGTTCCCGCAGCATGGGAAAAAGATAATGAAATACCAGAAAAACTTAAAAATTTTTATGACTATTATTCAAGCCTTATGGAGCCGTGGGACGGTCCGGCGGCACTTGCAATGACAGACGGAAGATATATACTGGCAAAACTGGACAGAAATGGATTAAGACCGCTTAGATATCTTATAACAAATGATAATTATATAATAGCAGGTTCCGAAGTGGGGACTCTTCCCACAGAAT
This region includes:
- a CDS encoding ABC transporter ATP-binding protein produces the protein MNELKKLYSQLNKYIKRYGILMGINFVMTILAGATAAAPLALINRLFDKGINGGSEKDILYAACSMIALAVMSGFLIYLSTIFSGRISTGIYRDVINDMYMKIQSLDLKFFTEIKVGELMVRFTNDAQNINTMVLNLFNLLSYVVQAVVLFGIAMYTDWKLTLSIVIVAPILIQIVKKYAKKLKKAGKDRQEATGDLNSTLQETISGIKVIKAFATEGYEKSKFKSLTNKLRLHSMNSIKYDAKSNSITEGLNYIIVALLLMFGGYRVIRGTGFTTGHFITVIGAISAMYTPAKRSVGTINNINNNTAAIERVFDIMKLEPEIINCENPVKFDTFKQDIELSEVYFSYNDDDEYVLNNINLYVKKGETVALVGNSGGGKTTIANLIPRFYDVNKGSIKIDGIDVRDYEIKSLRRNIGIVPQETFLFGGTIKENIRYGNRQATDEEIFNAAKMANAHEFIKNLADGYETEIGERGVLLSGGQKQRIAIARAILENPQILILDEATSALDNESEKLVQEALEKLMLEKTTFIIAHRLSTVINSDKIVVLQKGEIKEMGTHQELIAKNGIYKSLYERNFED
- a CDS encoding MATE family efflux transporter, with amino-acid sequence MKRKQNDLETESIGKLLRKYTIPALIGNIVIVIYNFVDRWFIGQFIGEEALAASGITFYLLMVFIAFSMLIGIGAGTIISIRLGQKNVEDSEKILGNSVTLFFIVSIILTIILWFNLDFILLKSGANNETLPYARAYMRILIPISLANFYSYGLSNVMRAANAPKTAMFAMIIGGVVNLVLDYIFVVIFHMGIEGTAYATLIGNILSAVYVMYFFLRGKPLFRLNMFGRSIDETCILRLRRKNLPLSYKISYDILKIGMSSFLLQSVNAAVGVIINNVISATGGTTGVAIMTIINTYLTLIVMSVYSIAQGAQPIIGYNYGAKRFDRVKKSLNMSVIWGLIMSTVFFVIIMLIPRELILLFNKDSNSNVIHDGVKAIRIYFMLIIPASVGTIVPNYFQSIGNAREAIILNIMRQVFIFMIIMFIFTRFWGLDGVWYSQPVTDVIFTFIIGVLLVLENKKLGKEIEMYK
- a CDS encoding OmpG family monomeric porin, with product MKKKLLLVAVFALLSLNLSAKETDKTEAVTEARNKVTSPWDGWHGTFGILQETENVEGSADKDGLYEPSVYFDLRKGKWSFGMTNYNENHDFEYKDWTRGNYLNRLELRGHYQFTDNDQYAIGLGAAVRNYQWAHKDGTSPTTTNNRWLNIQPDWRYNFTPNLSYEGWLGFYSMFNDAQENGYSDKELETESGLKYKFNDFISLRLNYYLDRGWNLGGPTANSFNNQQIRGYLPMNFAFFGDKTTTVTPYFRQGFINKSWNADANQANNEIDTRLGLRIDQKLPAGFAVSLEYAYEMRNQQDSAPGQKSFNKYITQV
- the yedF gene encoding sulfurtransferase-like selenium metabolism protein YedF translates to MKLNSDEVLIIASNKMGHGDDRLGEILIKSFIHVLTENETIPKTIVFYNSGVLLTSADSACLDDLKLMEKNGAEILLCGTCVDYYNIGDKVLAGKISNMRTIVEKMEEAKKIIKP
- a CDS encoding DUF4259 domain-containing protein; the encoded protein is MGAWGVRALDSDEGLDVLDEFTDYSIENDKIKIGDLIEYFIEAELLPENPDEKDFLYDQTVMVLAELLEEYNEKGKIILEYEDDDEEEVEAEIADVSFDESDINYLTEQITDILEPKGEIHETYELWEDSESFQEWKEHVLSLLETLKSIKENL
- a CDS encoding glutamine synthetase III; its protein translation is MENKMKLFGENAFTDKNLKKRVPKDVFKEFKLSQTGEVELSLESAEVIANALKDWAIKRGATHYSHWFQPLTELTAEKHDSFLDPSSDEEIIYRFSGKNLIKGEPDASSFPNGGLRSTFEARGYTVWDTSSPPFIKENKNGATLYIPTAFISYNGEALDKKVPLLRSMSAVNKHALRILRALGNTTAKNVVCTLGVEQEYFLIKREFFEKREDLLLTGRTLFGASAPKGQELSDHYFGKIKEKVINFMCDLDADLWKVGISSKTRHNEVAPNQFEIASLFSLANQASDQNQVIMETIEKVALRHDLVALLHEKPFAGVNGSGKHNNWSLATDDGENLLEPGDNPERNLQFLLFLSAVIEAVDRYYPLLRVTTASATNDHRLGGHEAPPAIISIFLGDPLTSALEFVALNKDSLREAIQNLEMGIESLPKLPLDSGDRNRTSPFAFTGNKFEFRMPGSSSTPATTAASINIIVSKILSEYADKLESSDDIEKTVISTITDAYKKHNRIIFNGDGYSEEWHKEAEKRGLSNILSASDSLATFLDEDITKICEEMKILSRTELEARYNAYAERYVTQLSIESKTLIEIANKDIIPAAIKYATLLADNIDKTSKIYTGMTTVQESLLKTVLENITVIKTGITCLENKLTDLHKIDSVSEQLTFAHDGFLKGLNDLREPCDSLEKIIDRDIWPMPTYKDLLFFL